The genome window AGGAGGTGGTGCAAAACGAGAAGCGGCAGCGCGTCGACAACGTGCCTTACGGCCACACCAGCTACGTCATTCACAAACTGCTCTTCCCGGAAGATCATCCCTACAACTGGCAGGTCATCGGCTCGTTCGAGGATCTCAAAAACGCCACGCTGGCAGACGTGCGGCAATTCTTCAAGAAATGGTACGGGCCCAACAACGCCACCCTGGTGGTGGCCGGCGATTTCGACCGGGCACAGGCGCAGCAGTGGATCGCGAAATATTTCGGCGAGCTGCCCTCGCCGCCGCCGGTTGCCGATCCCCAGCCCATGCCGGTGAGCCTGGAACAAACCAAACGCGCGTTTCACGAGGACAACTTTGCCCGCTCACCGGAACTGACCATGACGTTCCCCACCGTCCAGCAGTATCACAAAGACGCCTATGCGCTGGAACTGCTGGGTGAGCTGCTTGCCAGCGGCAAGAAGGCGCCGCTCTACAAAGTGATCGTCGAGGAGAAGAAGCTCGCGCCCGCAGCCCCGGCCTATCAACGCAGCATGGAAATGACCGGCTACTTTCAATGCCGCGTGCGCACCTTTCCCGATAAGAATTTGACCGAGGTCGAAAAAGCCATTCACGAAGCCTTTGCGCGTTTCGAGCAGGAGAAATTCACCGCGCAGGATCTGGCGCGCATCAAAGCCAGAACCGAAACCGATTTCTACAACGGCATTGCCAGCATTCTGAACAAGGCTTTTCAGCTTGCCACCTACAACGAGCTGGCCGGCTCGCCGGATTTCCTCACGCAGGATATTCAAAACTCGCTGGCCGTCACTTCGGAAGACATCTGGCGCGTCTACAATCAGTATCTCAAAGACAAACCCTACGTGCTGACCAGCTTCGTGCCGCAAGGCAAAGTGGACTTGGTGGCGGAAAACTCGGAACGCTTCGCGGTAGTGGAAGAGGCGATCACCGCGGCGCAGGCAGCCACGCCGGCCGCGGCTGCGGCAGCCGCACCAGTGGAAAAACTGCCCTCGAGTTTCGATCGCTCCGTCGAGCCGCCGGCCGGCCAGCCGCCCGCGCTCACGCTGCCGAAGATCTGGACGCATACGCTCAAGAACGGCTTGCGCATCTACGGCATCGAGCACAAGGAGCTGCCGCTCGTCGATTTTTCCCTCACCCTCAAAGGCGGCATGCTGCTGGATGAACCCGGCAAAGTCGGGGTGGCAAATCTGATGACCGACATCATGATGGAAGGCACCAAGAACAAAACGCCGCTGGAACTCCAGGAAGCCATCGAGGCGCTGGGCGCCACCATCAGAATGAGCACCGCGGACGAAACCATCGTCATTCAGGCGAACACGCTTTCTGCCAAGCTCGAGCAGACCTATGCGCTCTTCGAGGAAATGCTGCTGGCGCCGCGCTGGGATGAAAAGGAATTTGCCCGTATCAAGCAGGAAACCATCGAGACCATCAACCGCCGCAATGTCGATCCCGCCAGTGTGGCGGAAAAAGTGCATCGCAAACTAATCTACGGCCCCGGCCATATTCTTTCCCATCCCACGCTGGGCGAGCCGGCAGTGGTCGAGAAAATCACCCTTGCCGATTTGAAGGCATTCTACGAGCGCAATTACTCGCCCTCGGTTTCCCACATCGCCGTGGTGGGCAACCTCTCGCAGGAAAAGGCCATCAAGCTGTTTTCCGCGCTGGAGCGGAAGTGGCCGGCGCAGGAAGTGAAGTTCACCGACTATCCCGTGCCGCCGCCGGTGGAGAAATCGCGTCTGTACTTCGTGGACATGCCGGGCGCGAAACAATCGCAGATTCGCATCGGCTATCTGGCGCTGCCCTACACCCATCCCGACTACTACGCGGCGACGGTGATGAATTACAAACTGGGCGGCAGCTTCAACGGCATTTTGAATCTCATTCTCCGTGAGGAAAAGGGCTACACCTACGGCGCGCGCTCGACCTTCATTGGCGCCAGTGTCCCCGGCCCCTTCGTGGCCTATGCCGGTGTGCGCTCGAACGCCACACTGGAGTCCGTGCAAATTTTCAAAGACGAGATGGCGAAGTATCGCCAGGGCCTTGC of bacterium contains these proteins:
- a CDS encoding insulinase family protein, whose amino-acid sequence is MRFTKFAAVWLAVALSLTGLQAGEKPALKIAYEKYKLDNGLEVILHADQSDPIVAVAIFYHVGSNREEKGRTGFAHLFEHMLFQESQHVGQDQFFKKIQGVGGTLNGFTNHDFTGYFEIVPRNNLEMCLWLESDRMGYLLPTVTAAAFANQQEVVQNEKRQRVDNVPYGHTSYVIHKLLFPEDHPYNWQVIGSFEDLKNATLADVRQFFKKWYGPNNATLVVAGDFDRAQAQQWIAKYFGELPSPPPVADPQPMPVSLEQTKRAFHEDNFARSPELTMTFPTVQQYHKDAYALELLGELLASGKKAPLYKVIVEEKKLAPAAPAYQRSMEMTGYFQCRVRTFPDKNLTEVEKAIHEAFARFEQEKFTAQDLARIKARTETDFYNGIASILNKAFQLATYNELAGSPDFLTQDIQNSLAVTSEDIWRVYNQYLKDKPYVLTSFVPQGKVDLVAENSERFAVVEEAITAAQAATPAAAAAAAPVEKLPSSFDRSVEPPAGQPPALTLPKIWTHTLKNGLRIYGIEHKELPLVDFSLTLKGGMLLDEPGKVGVANLMTDIMMEGTKNKTPLELQEAIEALGATIRMSTADETIVIQANTLSAKLEQTYALFEEMLLAPRWDEKEFARIKQETIETINRRNVDPASVAEKVHRKLIYGPGHILSHPTLGEPAVVEKITLADLKAFYERNYSPSVSHIAVVGNLSQEKAIKLFSALERKWPAQEVKFTDYPVPPPVEKSRLYFVDMPGAKQSQIRIGYLALPYTHPDYYAATVMNYKLGGSFNGILNLILREEKGYTYGARSTFIGASVPGPFVAYAGVRSNATLESVQIFKDEMAKYRQGLADEDFAFTKSALLNANALRFETLGALRGMLDQIALYGLPFDYIKQQERTVAEMSKARHQALAQQYVDPERMIYLVVGDAATQLEGLKQLGLGDPILLDQDGNPVN